A window of Garra rufa chromosome 6, GarRuf1.0, whole genome shotgun sequence genomic DNA:
AGACGATTAAGTGTTGTTTTAGGAAACCTGGACGTTAGACAGCAATATGCAAACGCAAACCCATGAAGCATGTgtaaattgttaaattaataaaatgttgaaTTAAAGAACAATAGCAATGCACTGTCAAACTAGTATACACGGTAAAACTcagtaaagaaaagaaaagacacTTAGAGGGGAAAAACTGCACAAACTTGTGGTCTAAAGCGCTGTTTCAGTCTCTCTGATTCAGCGGGAGCTTTAAAAAGGATTGCTGTTATGACACTGATCTCTGCGCGATTAGAACACAAACCTTGGGTGATTAGAGCTGTCAAATAGCCACTACTGAAACTGTCACTGTTCACAATCACTAGCCGTGAACTGCACCGTAAATTTTCTTTCCACAACAGCAATCAATAAGGGTTGCACTGAAAACCATGCGGATGATGGAATATCAAAATAGTTTCTGTTTTGTTCAGAAAATTAttactttaaaactttaaaggaATACGAAACATGCAATTATCCATATCCATGCGACCACAAAAGTGAACAAAATGGAATAAATCTCATAAGTGCTTTTTTATTTGCTGTATAAGCAGCTCATCTCAATAGTTGTCTTAAAGTATAATGCTGAAAACAGCGCACATGGTGTAACCAGATATGTCTGTATTTAtcgaaaaaaaaaggttttattagCTACAGTGTCCAAAAGTAGGCTAAACCGGCGACATGTTTTTagtagtataaataaataaataaataaatacagcagTGACAGATCATATTGCGTCTATGCATAACAGGCCCATAAATATTTCTAAACCACTGATTAGTTTCTGTGAAGAATATCCACAGCTGGTGGTTATCCAGATTTTTCAGAAAATAGAATAAGAATATAGGGTAAGTGCGCCACCTTGTGGTCGTCACGTGTTATACTAGTACAAGTCGAGTAACAAGCCTACAGAAAGTTTCTCAAAAGCGTCATTTAGTGGCAAGTATACACATACgtgattacaatttaaatacaaaaaaacaacaaaacgatATCCTTGTATTTATCACTGTTCGATACATACTACAAAAAGATTTACGGATATACAAATGCCACATGATACTACACGAATGACTAATTACAATATAAAAGAAATGCTgtattgtttaaaatatatataagatAGAAATATAAGCCTTAAGCAATCATCAGGTCATATGAATTATGTCTGACCTTAAGGTGGACACTGTGTTTGACCTTAAGACGTAGCAAATATCCAGCCGGTAGGTCTTCAGCTTTTCTTAGAAGATATAAAGCAAATATAGCAAATACAGTtaatatcagaatcagaatcagaaagagctttattgccaagtgtgtTCACACACACGCACAAGGAATTTGTCTTGGTGTTAGGAGCTTCCAGTACAGAAAGTACAAACATAGTGCAGACATACATAAAGTTATGGTAATATAAAAcactaatattaaaaaaagaatatacaataaattataaataacagtggtaataaaaaaatatagaaaaaaaaaatgtccatagACAGAACTGAATGTGCATATGTGCTATATAAAGAAGGTTTGTGAGTGATACACATGACCAGTACTGAGGTGTGTTAATATATAGCAAATATAAAGGTaagcattacaaaaaaaaaaaaaaaaaaaaaagttaagtatGTTGTTTAAGCCATTTGGTTACGAGGACACAGGAAGTGTCTTCATAAACCATGCATGTTCACaatgtaatacctatgtcattaTGAAcatttgtgtcctcataaacctGTACATACACACAGTATAGCTGCCATAGCTTACATTCTATGtactactaaataaataaataaataatatagtaGTAAACGTTtgaagttattaaaaaaaaagacgaGAACggttattgttttggttttaggacaactttgatgaaatgtTTTCATCCACTTCAATTNNNNNNNNNNNNNNNNNNNNNNNNNNNNNNNNNNNNNNNNNNNNNNNNNNNNNNNNNNNNNNNNNNNNNNNNNNNNNNNNNNNNNNNNNNNNNNNNNNNNNNNNNNNNNNNNNNNNNNNNNNNNNNNNNNNNNNNNNNNNNNNNNNNNNNNNNNNNNNNNNNNNNNNNNNNNNNNNNNNNNNNNNNNNNNNNNNNNNNNNNNNNNNNNNNNNNNNNNNNNNNNNNNNNNNNNNNNNNNNNNNNNNNNNNNNNNNNNNNNNNNNNNNNNNNNNNNNNNNNNNNNNNNNNNNNNNNNNNNNNNNNNNNNNNNNNNNNNNNNNNNNNNNNNNNNNNNNNNNNNNNNNNNNNNNNNNNNNNNNNNNNNNNNNNNNNNNNNNNNNNNNNNNNNNNNNNNNNNNNNNNNNNNNNNNNNNNNNNNNNNNNNNNNNNNNNNNNNNNNNNNNNNNNNNNNNNNNNNNNNNNNNNNNNNNNNNNNNNNNNNNNNNNNNNNNNNNNNNNNNTTATTGATGCATTTGTTTGAAAcacaatcttttgtaacattatcaatGTCTTTcctgtcaattttgatcaatctaatacatatttgctaaataaaagaattCACTTctattaaacacacacaaaaaagatttGAATAGTATTTGGTTTCTGCATAAATAtaccacaactgttttcaacaataacaaatgattcttgagcagcaaattagcatatttactgacttctaaaggattatgtgacactgaagactggaataatgatgctgaaaattcagctttgcatcacaggaataatttacattttaaagtatatttgaaTAGaacattgttatttttaattgtaatatttcacaatcacAATGGCTGctaaaatatattacataaactacatgttaaaatatattacaatttatttgAAACTATATAATTTTACATTATTAGTGTTTTTCCTGTATTTGTGAGCACATAAATAACCTTGGTGAGCGTAAGAGACCGGAAAAAAATGAATTAGTAGACAACAGCAGAGCAATCCCCTCATGTCATGCTACCAAAATGTTTAAGGGTCGTGACTGCATAGATTTACTAAAGGACTGGAGAAGATGCAACAAAGTGACACTTTACAGAACCATGTTTTGGAGAGCAACTAGTGCAACGTGGGCTGTCTCTGCAACTTGGAACTGCTGTGCTGTTCACGGTAATTACAATATCTGACCGCTAGAGAGCAGCGTTTATGCTACAGATTTGATACAGAAGGACGGTTTAAATATTTGCATATAttataacatatgtgaccctggaccgcaaaaccagtcataaggttaaattttacaaaactgagatgtatgcatcatatgaaagttcaataaataagttttctattgatatatggtttgttaggataggacaatatttggccgagatacatctatttgaagatctggaatctgagggtgcaaaaaaaaaaaaaaaaaaaaataaataaataattcctgagaaaatcacctattactaatcaaaaattacattttgatatatttatagtaggaatttagcaaaaaatcttcatggaacatgatctttactcaatttcctaatggtttttggcataaaagaaaaatcaataattttgacccattcagtgtatttttggctattgctacaaatataccccagcgacttaagactggttttgtggtccagggtcacatataatctaaCTAGTTCAACTTTAAATACATTTCTTCAGCTTTGAATTAATAGTTTTGTATTTCGCCATCATTTTTTTATTCCAATAAAGTCGTTCGCAGTACTTCTTTCTCTCACTAAAGCCTTCAACAACACAGACcgattttcattttctttttggcTTCAAATAACATTTTTGCAATGTTGTGATTCTCCTCGCAACTAGTTGGCTTGCGTCATGGCTTATAAGCTTTAACAACGATTTTTACAAAATCCCTATgggaaaaaatacttaaaaacaacaacaaaaaaaaaaacttccggAACCGGCGGTGCAACGTCAACTCTGCCTAATTAATATTCAGGACCTCGTCTTTATCATTGGAAGGTTACGAAGCAAGATCAGCCTtgcttaattaatatttatgagcTCAGATTAGACATTGTAGGCTTTAGGAATTTCGCAAGAGGGCGCCAATTTAAGTTTACAAGCACGCTGGATCCGGTCAGCGGCGGTCAGTGAACAGAGGCATCTTTGTAGCTATTTTGAACTATCTATTAATATATGCACATGATCAACAGAAGTTGTTATTGTTTGTTTGGTTTCCTTCGTCAGCGTGGTAGACAGATGTTTAATACAGTAACATGCAAAAGGTATAGAAAATAGATATACGTTTGCAAATCTCCAGAGTTGGTGAGACGTAGCAATGTAACGATTAAGATAACTGTGACTAAATAATGGAACTGGACATCGACTGTTTTTAGCCTAATAATTTGAAAGAAAGAGAGACACTGAGTATGAAAAGCttattatgatttaaatgtgTTACAGACacacatttagaaaaaaaatctcttttgTAGTTTCATGCAAGAAATCCTGAGCCTTGAGAAAATAGTTTGTTGGAAATCAGTGTTcggaaaatatataaattaattgagTACGACAGATAGATAAAATGGATTCACATCCCACCTCATTTTATCGGCGCTATAGCCTACTAGGGGATGTTTATTGAGTTTCATTCTGTTTTACCTCAGGGGAGACAATACAAAGTATGAGTCACTGTTTTGAACAAAGCCTCCGTTAGGGGGCAGTATTTGAAATGTAACGCATTAAATGGTGTCATTGTGATGGTGTTTTCTATCTGGCAAATACAATTAAACTTCATTTCAACTGGgtaatgattaaataaaaaatacatatataaactaATAGGGTTCAGTTATATGATAAACTTATATATAATGGGGTTCAAGTGTCTGAATCCacacataaaatataatttaatcctTAAAGTTTAAAGTTGTCCTCTCCCCagatttgtcactaccaaaacacagtaatatataataatttaattacaaggtttatattgacctattaagattttgcttacatcttccttgtatatgtatgtatgtatgtatgtatgtatatatatatatatatatattccattttatttaatagtttttataggtaaatctttttaaatattttaagtgtaatttatgaaATTTCTTGTATTTTGAAACCAATTTTTGTTTGGAAAAGGCAAAAGGTTGATGATACTGATtccaaacttaaggattcattagtttgaatatatactgaaccaaacactatcataacatcttagttgataattcagtatactttatttttgacaaaacatcccatgtctCGGTAGTCACAGCACTTTTTCGTTAGTGACAttttggtagtgaccacatcacattacagaattttaaccaaagCCCTTTTAAGGTATTCTAAAGTCTTTGATTTTAACTCACATACTAAAACATAGCCTACTAAAATGCATAACtgtataaaaatgttattttcctcAAGTAAAGGATTGTGTGCTcctttttgtcactaccgaaacaatgatgacgtTTTGCTTGTGACGGTTTCAGTAGTGACCATTTTATGGaaaaccccccaaaaaacaaggatgtcactataccgaaacttcaccaaaggtttcggtagtgacaattttagatacatttgaacctagctcaaagatgctaataaGCACATGGTTACATAGCactgttctgaacagttgtacacatataacctaaatgttatggaataactccccaaaaagtgtgcttaattgcagaaaaaaggtgtTCAGTAGTTGCTTAAAGGTACagattttcatacttttgaaaacaatttccctcaaaatgatgggacctatgagagagagtgacacagGAGTAATTCCTAAACATAAatttaggggtgtagttaaaatcaaaTAGTcttagccaatggactaaaacactgTTTTGATGACGTAaaactttgctttaaaaaaaaaaagtcaaaaagatatttttaaaaacaacaatgaaaaaaaacaaaaacaaatctatATTGTTTTCATAAgtaggggttagggtttgggacagtcAATTCctccaattgaaagtacccaataaatgatgattataTGCATACATTAAGCTTACTGATTTTGTAAATATTAttgttggtttcaatagataatagaaaaaTCATAAACATCTAAGATATAAAtcctaaatgctttttaaatgtgtttttgttgttgtgggacagcagtttgcaccaattctgtagaatggccaaatataattaAGCAAAATGAAATATTGCTAGGTCAATAATTGAAATAGACACTGTTAACACTTCTAAACAAATGTTTAGATGTTCTTGCACCTATTGGAACATTCTTAAAATCACACAATCAGTCAGGTTTTGCACAAAGCTAATGTGTTGCTGACATAAAAAAagcaacagaatttttttttattctacttttgtgtgtatatatatgtatatgcaaTACAATCCTGCAAAGAGGCACTGCTACTAAGCTTGCTGTGCAGTCAACCAAAACTAATTATAGCACTCTTCACATTTCCGATAAGAGTATCGTTTTGGTTGGTATCAGCATGTCAGCTCTTGCCAGATCTTGGAGCACTCTATAATAGCACCACGCCACAGATGCAAACAGGATATGCTTCATGTACAAATCTAAACGGAAGGGCATGTTACAAAAGACAGATGTTTCACCTGTACATTTTTCTATACATACGATTTGCATTAAGTCTAAAGAATGACACATAGAGTGACAGAGAATAACAAAGACGAGAAAACCAAGAGCTTTAGTTGTTGTGCTTGACATTTGGGATAGAAGCACAGCTATACATACTTAATATACTCTTTCTACTTCAGAATTTCacatttaataaatgttaatgtaattatttgtaaaacaTACTAGCAATTTCTCTAAAGTAAATCCTCCAGCAAAGGGTTATTATTGTTCTACTCAGTCCTCTTATTTGACCACAGCTCAGATTTGAATTAGCCTTTCAATCATGCCTTTTGTGCTCAGGGTACTTACAGAGCCATTTGGCTAAATCTCCAGAACTGTTTTACACTTCAATTGTCCTAACCTATTCAAATCCAGTGGCAAAAGGTGAGATGGGATTCAGGAGAATGTGAGGTGTTGTTTTAATGCTCATATATAGGTGGCAACAGTGTCATGCTAATTCATGCTGATTTCTTCATTTAGTCATTCACAATTGCTTCTAAAATATGTAACTTTGTACAAAGATATCCAATGTTCATGTAATGTCAGTCATATTTAGAAAGCttgtataaacacaattttgttcatATAAAACATTTCCTAACTACTGCAGTCATTCTTCATACACATTTCTGTTCCAGTTGTCCATCCCCCCCTTGGCCTTTCAGTTGTCTGAAGAGAACAGCTGAGAGTGTTTTCTACAATGAACCTTTATAGCCACACATTGGAACTGGCTTGAACTGCCCATACCAAGATTTCAGATTAACCTAAACAGCTAAATTaactgctattttttttttttttacatcacattGGCACATTTACATGTATATGTGTGTTATATGATATTAACACTGGCACACATTTGTAGCATTTACTTACAGACTGGTGAGAATAGCAAGAATCGCAGCTAACAAGTTTATATGTTATGTTGCTTATTATGCTATAATAATAATTCAACAttgtttatatatgtgaccctggaccacaaaaccagtcttaagtgagACTTTTATAGTCTTATATATACTTTTAagtaagatttatacatcatctgctGAAATAAgttttcaattgatgtatggtttgttaggataggacaatatttggccgagatacaattatttgaaaatctgggtacaaaaaaatctaaatataagtTCTATTAagttgagttttgatatatttacggtaggaaatttacaaaatatcttcattaaacatgatctttacttaatatcctaatgattgttgTAATAAAGgacaaatctataattttgacccatacaatttattgttgGCAATTGGTACAGATATAGGcctacccatgctacttatgactggttttgtggtccagggtcacatattaagaaTCAGAAGAAAATTAACGCGTGTTATTATCAGTTTTAAGAATGCTTTCCTGAACTATGCAATTTTTATGTGTATATGTAATTATTGTGTTAATGTAATCTTTTTATAATGCTTCAACACTTTCTAATAACCAATAGTactcaaaaataaacaaaaacgccTTGCCCTCACAAAAGGTCAAAGTATCACGTGATCATGTCTGTTTATGAACACAATAATAACGTCACCAAATGTGTATATTACAGGGCAGCAATACTTGCACAtgtagaaaataaaatatatgcaaCATGACATATTCTCAGTGGGAAATTGGGGTTACTATTTCTTTTTAATAAGCAGTACATCTTAATAAGACTAAAACTATATACTTATATATAAGAGACATATAAGAGAAATTTGACTTTTAAGTACAGCTTAAGGCGAATAACAGACAAGGTGGGTGAAAGGTAATTTAAAAATCGCAATGGAATTGTTTTAACCTACATTCCAACGTCTGAGGAGGTGTGAGCTGCAAGACTACAGCCTCGACACCCAAGGCGTGCCGTCTTCAAACTGGCATCAACATAAACGTCAGCCTTTGTCTAAACGGCGCGATATTGTTTGAATCACCACAAACTTTACCACATGGTTTTGTTTGACACGGAGATGATCCCTCAAACACTTTCTCTCAGCGTGTGCAACCTATCATATTTCTTAGAAAAAGTGGTTTCGACATAAGAATAAAACTGAGGTGCATTTTTCTGATTCAAAAAAGACTTACCGCTCATTATTTTAAATCCCCAGTTCAACCAATAGCTGACGAGATCAGTAGAATCGTCATCTGGATCTAATTTTCCTGAAGAAACTTGACTGCGGCCATAGACAGCCAATAGGAATTCAATACCGCTCCTACAGCGTTGCCGTTTCAAATTTGAACTCGTCCCAACCAATCAGACGAGAGCTCTGAGGGTGGAGTCTATGGGCATTTAATCAAGTTTGTGCGCCTTGCAGCACAGCGACAAAACAGTTTACAACAAGACTAACGTTACGTACATTTTGTCGAGCAGTTGAGGCTGATTATAGGTAAGCACGTCTTGATTTATCCGATAgagctttttaattttatttttaaattaagctTTTATCGCGCATGTCTAAAAGAGATATTACATGGTTGTgatatttattttgtgcaaattgAGTATTTTGTACTAAACGTAAGATTaaactattattataatttaaattaagtAAAGTGGTGTTTGTGAGAAATTGTGTTCGTTTCTTATTTGTAGCGTTGTTGGTTTCGTGAACGCGtagatttcaaaggattttgccAGCTTAACGTTAGTGATCTTGTGAAGTTAAGAGCGTAAGCAGCCATGACTGGCTGGGAGTTTGAGGTCGTAATGGAGCGCAGCGCCCGTGTACCGAGCCTGAAGCAGCTAAAAGTTCTCTAAAGTTGTGTACCCTGCTATTTCGATGAGTTTATTGGCTTTTTAACACGTAGAAACTGCAACTATTCGTTCTCGGGAGACATTCTAGCCCATATTTCCTGCAGTTTAGGCGGGAAAACAAAATGGAGGGACGCTTATTGTTCTAGTTGAGTGATCTGGTGGAAACGAAGCAGGAACTTGATCGGATTAACTAGCGTTTAGTGAGCGATCGTTTCTCCGTTGCTTAACCAGTTTACAAGCAACAATACATTAACAGGGTTTTGACTAACAATACGTACTGAtgctttttaaatagttttttaacactttttttgtgGTTTTTATCACTTTTAGCGTATTACAGCCATGGGTAAAGATCCTAATAAGCCCAGAGGAAAGACGTCCTCTTACGCGTTCTTCGTGCAAACCTGCCGGGAAGAACATAAGAAGAAAAACCCAGGGACTTCGGTGAACTTTTCAGAGTTCTCCAAGAAGTGCTCTGAAAGATGGAAGGTGAGTTGAACAGAAGGGCTGCCTGCAATGTTTTTCCGGGGGGTGGTTGTTGTTGTTAGGGAGGGGGTGGGGCGGAATTACACGACGCATCTGTTACTCAAGTGACTGAGGCAAATGTAGGGCGGGAGGATAAAGAGCCACACACTGCGCCTGGCAGAACCTAATCATAGTCTCATGTTTTTCAGACCATGTCCTCAAAGGAGAAGGGCAAGTTTGAGGAAATGGCCAAAACCGACAAGGTCCGCTATGACCGGGAGATGAAAAACTATGTGCCTCCTAAAGGTGCAAAGGGAGGGAAAAAGAAGAAGGATCCAAATGCTCCCAAGAGACCCCCGTGAGTAGTGCACAAGTAATCTCATGATCTTTCTGATGTTTTGACTTGTTTAATTTTCTTTCTCCTCTACCATCAGATCTGCTTTCTTTGTCTTCTGCTCTGACCATCGTCCTAAGGTGAAGAATGACAACCCTGGCATCTCTATTGGTGACATTGCGAAGAAACTTGGTGAAATGTGGTCCAAGCTTTCACCAAAGGAAAAGTCTCCATATGAACAGAAGGCCATGAAGTTCAAGGAGAAGTATGAAAAGGTAATGGTTTCCCCAATTTTAGATACATTAGGTACTTTTTTAGGTGCTGTTTTTTGCTCGTATTAACGAATAATAATTTCCCACCAGGATGTTGCTGCGTATCGCGCCAAAGCAGGAAAAGCAGATGGTGGCAAGAAGGGCGGACCTGGCCGGCCAACAGGAAAGAAGGCAGAAgccgatgatgatgatgacgatgatgacGACGAGGAAGAGGATGACATTGATGATGAGGAAGACGAGGATGAGGACGATGATGACGATTAAACTATCAGGAAAAAAACTTGAGCTGAGTTGTTTGCAAAACAATGTGAATGCATTTTTTAGCATTTAAATTTTCAATACATGTACAGAAATGTGTATAATTGAATACATATGGAGGTCATGTGCTGTTTTGTAAATgtaacagcttttttttttaagcactGCTTTTTGTCTTGATAGCTGTGGTTGCTTTGGTTTCTTTCCCTGTTTCATATTATTTCTACTGCCATTTTAAGACAAATAAGGAACAATTTGAATTTGTGTAGTGTCAAGTTTTAAAACGAGCTTTAAAGTTGTGTAGActgaatttttgtttttattattattaaattttgtaTATTATGACCAATTCCCCTTTTCACTGTGTGCAATTTTTGACTTATTAAAGAATTTTGCAGAATTTCTGTGTTCTCAGACCGTGTTTCATAGCAGCTAGTGCTCACTGAGTGACTAAGATTATTAAAAACCTTAATGGACTACGCACagtatattactttttttatggtttttaaatttttttttagtttttatttagagcTGTTCTCTATGTACTCCTAGTTTTACAAACAGGTGCAACTCTAGATTAAGCATGGGGAAAAAGGTATTTTTATTAAAGAGTTTTGTACTTCTAATACATTTTGAAATAGGTCAAAACCTTTCAATGTCCTTCAAGCAAAACAATACTTGTTCTTGTCTTAGGATAACTTTTGAGACGcatcaaatgttgactactgtaaatGTGATGGTTGTAAAATCATAGGGCATAACTGTCATCTTAAACCaaggtttgtttatttttgtaccTTATTTTTAGTCATTTGGTTGACTGAGAAGGCAATCCTAATCTCAAAAGTGGATAACTTGATCTGAAAAATAAGAGGCAGAAATGCACATACAACCTCATCTGTAACCAGAGTTACGCTAGAGTACATGAATGATTTATGTTCAGGCTGAGATGTCCTTCTGCTTGGTCATGTGACATGTGGTCCTATATAAAGGTTGGGTATATTGTTCTATGCAATCAGAATAACTGTACTGTATTTCATACATACGACATCTGCTCACCTGCATTCAAAAGACTGCTGCCCAGCTGATGCTTGTCTTGCGCAAACTCAGTCTACTGCCATGAACAACCTAACCAGCACACAAATGGTAAAGTGTAATTATTCAAATGCTTGTGATCACTTCCACTTTAGTAGGCACTTTCCAAGAATAGAGTGCAAAATAGCATGAACACGTTTTAACTAATAAAGGGAGGTGGTTCTTTATTTCAGGAACTCAAAAACAAAACGTTGGCCAACTAATTCTAACCTGTTTCGCTTCAAATTTGAGCTTTGCAATTCTTTTGGACACGTCTCTGTTGTCAAGAAACAAGAGCAAGGCTTCAGCATTAAACATACTTAAAATGACCTACTTTTCAGGTTTCAGTGTTATATTAGGTAATATTTTAtctaacatatgtgaccctgaaccacatttttttgaaattatgatttatacatcatctgaaaactaaaGTTTTCTtttaataggacaatatttggccgagatactatttgaaaaattggaatttgagagtgcaaaaaaaaaaaaaaaaaaaaaatcaaaatactgagttgtccaaatgaagttattagcaatgcatattactaattaaaaattaagttgatatatttacggtatgaaatttacaaaatatcttcatagaacatgacctttactttatatcctaataattttgacccatgcaacatatttttggctgttgctacaaatatacccatgctacttaagactggttttgtggtccagggccacatataatGATTTTGATACAGAAAAGACAGGATACCCTATTTGTGGAAAGTGCCTGTAACATTCCCAACAGGGTACAAAAATTGCAAACTTAATCCTCATGATCATATAAATGGTTGAAATATCATTCAACctgctaaaaagagcattttaATACAGCAGCAGACTGGTAAAAATGTTCCATTTATTTTTCTGAGAAAACAGCCATTATAAGTTAGATATTTACACCTTCATTGGGAAGCCCACCATATCTCAAAATGTTAATTTAGAAATAATCATATTTACAttgtacaaaacaaacaaaaatgtacacattgcAATCATTCTTGCCCTTAAAACAACTTTGCTCCACTTGCTCGAGATGATTTTTGGCCATGAATAGTTTTATGATCATTTGTTGATTTTCACATACAAGTAAACAGGTATTCCCCCAACCAAGCAAACATTTATGCAGTAGACAAAAATAAATTTATCGCTTTTTTCATTGTCGACCCAATATCCCAATTTCCCTTTTCTCTCCACTCCCATTCTTTACCCATAGtatatggcaaaaaaaatgtGCCATTGTGCCAAAGACGAAAATAGTTCAAGTGGCAGGTTGTCATCTCAAACATAATGAAGGTCcagtgttaaaaaaatatatgcattCATCCCAGTACTTGATGGACAACCTGTATTTCATAATGGAGCAGCAACAAAAGTGGTATTCGATTATTTATCTCAGCACACAttgtgcacattctgtcaaagGGAAAAACATTCTGTTAGGTAGATCCCTCCAATCCACAGATTCCAAAGAAAAGCCCATGCGATGGACACTGGGGATCAACCGATGTAAACATTGTCTTCAATGGAGGAAAAAAGT
This region includes:
- the hmgb2a gene encoding high mobility group protein B2a is translated as MGKDPNKPRGKTSSYAFFVQTCREEHKKKNPGTSVNFSEFSKKCSERWKTMSSKEKGKFEEMAKTDKVRYDREMKNYVPPKGAKGGKKKKDPNAPKRPPSAFFVFCSDHRPKVKNDNPGISIGDIAKKLGEMWSKLSPKEKSPYEQKAMKFKEKYEKDVAAYRAKAGKADGGKKGGPGRPTGKKAEADDDDDDDDDEEEDDIDDEEDEDEDDDDD